The following proteins are co-located in the Cyanobacteriota bacterium genome:
- a CDS encoding YkgJ family cysteine cluster protein translates to MARWQCVNQCGACCHLEPSDRPDLATYLSPDELTHYLSLVGEDGWCIHFDHNTRKCQIYADRPRFCRVQADVFYDLYGIAPHDLNEFAIDCCQQQIGGVYGDHSPEMRRFNQMVGVE, encoded by the coding sequence ATGGCAAGATGGCAGTGTGTTAACCAATGTGGAGCTTGTTGTCATCTAGAGCCTAGTGATCGTCCAGATTTGGCAACCTATCTCAGCCCCGACGAGCTTACCCACTATCTGAGCTTGGTGGGTGAGGATGGCTGGTGCATCCATTTTGATCACAACACCCGCAAATGCCAAATTTATGCTGATCGGCCTCGCTTCTGTCGGGTGCAAGCCGATGTCTTCTATGATCTCTACGGCATTGCCCCCCATGACCTTAACGAGTTTGCGATCGACTGTTGCCAGCAACAAATCGGCGGTGTCTATGGTGACCATAGTCCAGAAATGCGGCGCTTTAACCAAATGGTTGGGGTAGAGTAA